In Streptomyces sp. NBC_00683, the DNA window CCGGATCCCCGCCACGCTCGTCGGCCTGGTGGTCCTCGGCGGCGCCGGGCTCCTGCTCTACGACATCGCGGCGGTACGGACCGGCCACCCGGCCATGCGGTGGCGGCGCTCGCTCGCCGACGAACTGGCGACCCGTCACCTCGACGACGTCTGGGTGCTGGTGGGCTCCGGGGCGGCAGCGGCCATCGGCCTGTGGCTGCTCTGGCTGGCTCTCACACCCGGACTGCGCGCGCTGCTGCCGATGCGCAGGGACCACACCGCAATCCGTGCCGCACTCGACCGGAAGGCCGCCGGCCTGGTCCTGCGCGACCGGGCCGTGGAGGTGTCCGGTGTGCAGTCCGTACGGGTCAGGACGGGACGCCGCAAGGTGGCCGTGCGCGCCGTGTCGCACTTCCGTGAACTCGACGACGTCCGCAACGACCTGGACACCGCGCTGGGCGCGGGAATCAAGGAGCTGGGCCTGGCCAGGCCGCCGCGCCTGTCCGTTCACGTCCGCAGGGCGGCGAAGAAGGGGTGAACCGCGTGATCGGAACCGTCAACCGGGTGCTGCTCGCTCTCGCCGGGCTGGTCCTCCTCGTCGTGGGCGGGGCCGTCCTGGCGACGGGGCTCGGTGTGTCCGTGCCCTCCTGGTGGCCCTTCGACGGCAAGGACGACGTGCTGCTCAGTCAGGGCGACCGGGACCGCTGGCGGGACGAGGGCTGGTGGTGGCCGGCCGTCATCGCGGGACTGGCCGTC includes these proteins:
- a CDS encoding DUF6286 domain-containing protein, with the translated sequence MSEPQDPENSTQRLPAAESAAPTGVLDMDQSASGSSYDPAPVPDQPGGHAGRFRSERRIPATLVGLVVLGGAGLLLYDIAAVRTGHPAMRWRRSLADELATRHLDDVWVLVGSGAAAAIGLWLLWLALTPGLRALLPMRRDHTAIRAALDRKAAGLVLRDRAVEVSGVQSVRVRTGRRKVAVRAVSHFRELDDVRNDLDTALGAGIKELGLARPPRLSVHVRRAAKKG